A DNA window from Leptolyngbya sp. KIOST-1 contains the following coding sequences:
- a CDS encoding arsenic resistance protein produces the protein MSTRQPAAAPVAGGQLNIFERYLTLWVLLCIAAGIALGRLLPGVAIALDAMSIYQVSVPIAICLFFMMYPIMVKIDFAQAKRAAQTPRPVLLTLAVNWLIKPFTMVENARLTAIGAGQNT, from the coding sequence ATGTCCACCAGACAGCCTGCCGCTGCCCCAGTCGCCGGGGGACAGCTCAACATTTTCGAGCGCTACCTCACCCTGTGGGTGCTGCTGTGCATTGCGGCTGGCATTGCCCTGGGGCGGCTGCTGCCCGGGGTGGCGATCGCCCTGGATGCCATGAGCATCTACCAGGTGTCGGTACCGATCGCCATCTGTCTCTTTTTCATGATGTACCCGATCATGGTGAAGATCGACTTTGCCCAGGCCAAGCGGGCGGCCCAAACCCCCCGGCCCGTGCTACTCACCCTGGCGGTGAACTGGCTGATCAAACCCTTCACTATGGTTGAAAATGCTCGATTAACGGCGATAGGGGCTGGGCAGAACACATAA